From the genome of Thiovibrio frasassiensis:
CATGGACAACACGTCCAAAGCCACCTCCGGACACGGGGCAATCTTTTCCACATCCCTGACATATTCCGCGGCTACATCCATCATCGCTTTTCCCGGTTCAAAAAGTCTGGGCCGGCCCATGGCCCATGGCAGGCAAACAAAAACGATCCCAACGGAGCGATTATCACATATCCTGGCGCAGTTGTAAATATATAGGAGTCGGTAGAAAAGCATCAACACCATTTACGTTTTGCGCCAGTCGCCGGGATCCGCCGCATAAATCGCGCGACTCTTAGCAAACAACGCCTTGGTGCAGCTTGACAGGAGCAGCGTGATGATTATTTTGACCACAATTGTCGCGTTCGACAGAAAAAAACCATTTTTTTGGGTAACAGGCGCCCGCGCCCGTATGGCCCCAACGATTCAAAGGCAGAGAGAGAAAAAAAATGAGTCCCGAGAAAACCACCCCCCAGACAGAGACCAAGGAGTTTCAGACCGAAGTAAAAAAGATGCTCGATATCGTGATCCATTCGCTTTACACGGAAAAGGAGATCTTCTTGCGCGAATTGATCTCCAACGCCGCGGACGCCCTGGAAAAATTCCGGCACCAAAGCGTGGTGGAGCAGGAGGTCTTCGACAGCCACATCCCCCTGGAAATCAGTATCGAATTTGACGACAAGGCAAACACCCTCACCATCACCGATACCGGCATCGGCATGGACCGGGGCGAACTGGAGGCCAATCTGGGCACCATCGCCCACTCCGGCTCCAAAACCTTTTTCACCAAGCTTTCCGAAACCGACCGCAAGGAGGTGAACCTCATCGGCCAGTTCGGCGTGGGTTTTTATGCCGCCTTCATGGTCGCCAAAAAGGTTACGGTGAAATCCCGCTCCTTCCGCATGGACGACATGGGCCACGAATGGATCTCCGACGGCGGCGGCACCTTCACCATCGCCATGTGCCCCGGCATCCGGCGCGGCACCTCCATTGTCCTCGAGCTCACGGACGAGGCCAAGGAATACGCCAACGAACAGACCATCCGCCGCATCATCAAGCAGTATTCCAGCTTTGTCCCCTTCCCCATCAAACTCAAGGGCGAGGCAATCAACACGGTGCAGGCCATCTGGACCTTGGGCAAGAGCGAGATCAGCGAGGAGGCGTACACCGAGTTTTACAAATTCATCGCCAACGCCTTTGACGAACCCCTGGCCCGGCTTCATTTTTCCGCGGATGCCCCCCTGGCCATCAAGACCCTGCTCTTCATCCCCAAGGAGAATCTCGAAGCCATGGGTTTCGGGCGCATGGAGCCGGGGGTCAATCTCTACTGCCAGCGGGTTTTGATCGAGCAGCACAGCAAGACCATCCTTCCGGAATGGCTCCGCTTCCTGCGCGGGGTCATCGACAGCGAAGACCTGCCGCTCAATATCTCCCGCCAGGCCCTGCAAGACAGCGCTCTGGTCGCCAAGATCAACAAGGTGGTGACCAAACGGTTGCTCAAGTTCCTGGAAGAGCTGGCCAAGAGCGAACCGGAGAAATACACCGAGTTCTGGAAAAACTTCGGCATGTTCATCAAGGAAGGGGTGATCTCGGACTTCGCCTACCGCGAAGAGGCTGCCAAGCTCCTGCGTTTCGAATCCTCCAAAACCGAGGACGGGATCTTCACCTCCCTGGCCGAATATGTGGAACGCATGCCCGAGGACCAGAAGGAGATTTTCTACATCAACGGCCCCAGCCGGGAAGCCATAGAAAACGGCCCCTACATCGAGGCCTTCAAGAAACGCAATATCGAGGTGCTCTACACCCTGGAGCCCATCGATGATTTCGCCATGAGCCACCTCGGCTCCTTTGGAGAGAAAAAACTGGTCTCCGCCGACTGCGGCGATCTCGACCTTCCCGAAGCAGCGATAGAAACCGAGGCGGACAAGGAAAAAGCCCAGGCTGAGGCCATGCCGGAATCGGACTCCGCAGCCCTGACCACCTGGATGAAGGAGGTGCTGGGCGAGCAGGTCAAAGAGGTCATCGCCTCGAAACGCCTCACCGACAGCCCGGCCATGGTGGTCAACCCGGACGGCTTTGTCACCAGCAGCATGGAACGGATCATGCGCGCCTCCGGCCAAGGGCTCCAGCAGTTCGGCGGCAAGAATCTTGAAATCAACACCACCCACCCCCTGATCAAGGGGCTGGCCGGGTTGAAAGAAAAGGATGGGGAGGTCGCTTCCAGCGTGGTGGAACAGATCTTCGACAATGCCATGATCCAGGCCGGACTCATGGTGGAGCCGAGAAACATGGTGGCGCGAAGCTACAGGATTTTAGAGCGGCTGGTGGAGAAATAGCCACACGGCATAAAAAGAGAACGGCTTATCCTGGCTCAGATGGAACTGCTTCCAGAGCAGTTTCCTGAGTTGGGCCTCTTGCGGAAAGGGTTATTCCCAGCTGCCGATATCGGTATTTTCTTTTTCCCCGCCGGGCTGGTTATCCCGCCCGTAGGAATAGATATCAACGGCGCCGTGCTCGCCGGGATTGCGGTAGCGATAGGGATTTCCCCAAGGGTCGTTGGGCACGGCCCTTTTCAGGTAGGCGCCGTCCCATTTCTTCACCCCCGGATCGGCGGCCAAGGCGGCCAAACCTTCCTGCTGGGTCGGATAGCGGCCCACGTCATGGCGGAAGGCCGCCATGGCTGCCATGAGCATTTCGATCTGGGTCTTGGCCGTCTTCTGATGGGCCTTTCCCTGGGTGCCAAAAAACTTGGGCCCGACCAAAGAGGCGAGCAACCCGAGAATTATCAGGATGATCAAGAGCTCCATCAGGGAAAAACCGCTTTGCTTTCTCAGTTTTCGCTGTTTCATAGGGATATATTCTACCTGGAGGAGGTTACCCTTGCCCCAGCACACTTGGGCAAGGCAGCAAGGCGGCTCAACAGAAAAACTCCATTGTGCTTACAATGGCTGGCTCAACCATGTCAATAAAAAATGGGGCTCTACGAATTACCGGCCGCTCACGGCTTACGCCGCACCTGCATCAGCC
Proteins encoded in this window:
- the htpG gene encoding molecular chaperone HtpG, translating into MSPEKTTPQTETKEFQTEVKKMLDIVIHSLYTEKEIFLRELISNAADALEKFRHQSVVEQEVFDSHIPLEISIEFDDKANTLTITDTGIGMDRGELEANLGTIAHSGSKTFFTKLSETDRKEVNLIGQFGVGFYAAFMVAKKVTVKSRSFRMDDMGHEWISDGGGTFTIAMCPGIRRGTSIVLELTDEAKEYANEQTIRRIIKQYSSFVPFPIKLKGEAINTVQAIWTLGKSEISEEAYTEFYKFIANAFDEPLARLHFSADAPLAIKTLLFIPKENLEAMGFGRMEPGVNLYCQRVLIEQHSKTILPEWLRFLRGVIDSEDLPLNISRQALQDSALVAKINKVVTKRLLKFLEELAKSEPEKYTEFWKNFGMFIKEGVISDFAYREEAAKLLRFESSKTEDGIFTSLAEYVERMPEDQKEIFYINGPSREAIENGPYIEAFKKRNIEVLYTLEPIDDFAMSHLGSFGEKKLVSADCGDLDLPEAAIETEADKEKAQAEAMPESDSAALTTWMKEVLGEQVKEVIASKRLTDSPAMVVNPDGFVTSSMERIMRASGQGLQQFGGKNLEINTTHPLIKGLAGLKEKDGEVASSVVEQIFDNAMIQAGLMVEPRNMVARSYRILERLVEK
- the gspG gene encoding type II secretion system major pseudopilin GspG, which encodes MKQRKLRKQSGFSLMELLIILIILGLLASLVGPKFFGTQGKAHQKTAKTQIEMLMAAMAAFRHDVGRYPTQQEGLAALAADPGVKKWDGAYLKRAVPNDPWGNPYRYRNPGEHGAVDIYSYGRDNQPGGEKENTDIGSWE